The Haloplanus sp. CK5-1 genome contains a region encoding:
- the citZ gene encoding citrate synthase encodes MSDEVQRGLEGVVASESRLSYIDGDAGELGYRGYAIEDFAHEASYEEVLSLLWNGEWPTRAEHDDFATRLAAQRGLDPAVYDLIEELAARDEDPMAMLRTVVSTLSAYDPDADADTTDREANLSKGCRITAKLPTALAAFERLRNDRDPIDPREDLDHAANFLYMLNGEEPDDIAAETFDTALVLHADHGLNASTFSALVTTSTLSDLHSGVTSAIGTLAGALHGGANQNVMRMLEEIDESDADPREWIESAVDDGRRVPGFGHRVYNVRDPRANILAEYSERLGDISGDPKWYEYSVTIEEFMTEEKGLAPNVDFYSASMYYQMGIPLDTYTPIFALSRVGGWIAHVLEQYEDNRLIRPRARYVGERGREFVPLDER; translated from the coding sequence ATGTCTGATGAGGTCCAGCGGGGACTGGAGGGTGTGGTCGCCTCCGAGTCTCGACTGAGCTACATCGACGGCGACGCCGGCGAACTGGGCTACCGCGGGTACGCCATCGAGGACTTCGCTCACGAGGCGAGTTACGAGGAGGTGTTGTCGTTGCTCTGGAACGGGGAGTGGCCGACGCGCGCCGAACACGACGACTTCGCCACCCGACTGGCCGCACAGCGCGGTCTCGACCCCGCCGTCTACGACCTCATCGAGGAACTCGCGGCCCGCGACGAGGATCCGATGGCGATGTTGCGGACGGTGGTGTCCACGCTCTCGGCGTACGATCCGGACGCCGACGCCGACACGACCGACCGCGAGGCGAACCTCTCGAAAGGGTGTCGCATCACGGCGAAACTGCCGACCGCGCTGGCGGCGTTCGAGCGCCTGCGCAACGACCGGGACCCGATCGACCCCCGTGAAGACCTCGATCACGCCGCGAACTTCCTCTACATGTTGAACGGGGAGGAACCGGACGACATCGCGGCCGAGACGTTCGACACCGCGCTGGTGTTACACGCCGACCACGGGCTGAACGCCTCGACGTTCTCCGCGCTCGTCACCACCTCTACGCTGTCGGACCTCCACAGCGGCGTCACGAGCGCCATCGGCACGCTCGCGGGCGCGCTCCACGGCGGGGCGAACCAGAACGTCATGCGGATGCTCGAGGAGATCGACGAGAGCGACGCCGACCCCCGGGAGTGGATCGAATCCGCCGTCGACGACGGGCGGCGGGTCCCCGGCTTCGGCCACCGCGTCTACAACGTCCGTGATCCCCGGGCGAACATCCTCGCGGAGTACTCCGAGCGACTGGGCGACATCTCGGGCGACCCCAAGTGGTACGAGTACTCCGTCACCATCGAGGAGTTCATGACCGAAGAGAAGGGACTCGCGCCCAACGTCGACTTCTACTCGGCGTCGATGTACTACCAGATGGGCATCCCGCTGGACACCTACACGCCCATCTTCGCGCTGTCACGGGTCGGTGGCTGGATCGCACACGTCCTCGAACAGTACGAGGACAACCGCCTCATCCGGCCCCGCGCCCGCTACGTGGGGGAGCGCGGCCGCGAGTTCGTCCCCCTCGACGAGCGGTAG
- a CDS encoding DUF7001 family protein, with product MVETVTLYRAPTTAADADAIADWLRDRIDAEVRVRDRLLGTVGDDDLAEAMAAARVTDPYERSTGNTMVGIVRYEERALESPERAGGVVYDGHAVQRALNARLPDEQGLDHLHLPLLDRVLGTWGDHDRRWHKRVAVLGQPAALSVPGLYEAPAKPEAYYEAKSKHALLTGDAPPREVLEAEIDGDFLVADDPRTTDALKGYALAAVEFLESGRAFCDDERCRLYDAHRQPGVVRAQLHAPAFCDTHAARYE from the coding sequence ACGCCGACGCCATCGCGGACTGGCTCCGCGACCGGATCGACGCCGAGGTGCGGGTGCGCGACCGACTGCTGGGGACCGTCGGGGACGACGACCTCGCCGAGGCGATGGCCGCGGCCCGCGTCACCGATCCCTACGAGCGGTCGACCGGGAACACGATGGTCGGTATCGTCCGCTACGAGGAGCGGGCGCTGGAGTCGCCCGAGCGGGCGGGTGGCGTCGTCTACGACGGGCACGCCGTCCAGCGGGCGCTGAACGCCCGCCTCCCGGACGAGCAGGGACTCGATCACCTGCATCTCCCCCTGCTGGATCGCGTCCTCGGTACGTGGGGCGACCACGACAGGCGGTGGCACAAGCGGGTGGCCGTCCTCGGCCAACCGGCCGCGCTCTCGGTGCCGGGGCTGTACGAGGCCCCGGCCAAGCCGGAGGCGTACTACGAAGCCAAGAGCAAGCACGCCCTGCTGACTGGCGACGCACCGCCCCGCGAGGTGCTCGAGGCGGAGATCGACGGCGACTTCCTCGTCGCCGACGACCCACGGACGACCGACGCGCTGAAGGGGTACGCCCTCGCCGCGGTGGAGTTCCTGGAGAGTGGACGCGCGTTCTGTGACGACGAGCGGTGTCGGCTGTACGACGCCCACCGACAGCCGGGTGTCGTGCGGGCACAGTTGCACGCCCCCGCGTTCTGTGACACCCACGCCGCGCGGTACGAGTAG
- the dcd gene encoding dCTP deaminase, protein MILSDTDILGRLHEGSLVIDPLDDVDQQVQPASVDLRLGSAFLEFQRTNISCIHPTREGEVSEYISETVVEDGEEFILHPGDFVLGTTKERVEIPRDLVANVEGRSSLGRLAVVVHATAGFVDPGYRGQVTLELSNLGTAPVALTPGMRVSQLVFTELSSPADRPYGSDRGSKYQDQDGPQASRIGDDPEFDT, encoded by the coding sequence ATGATCCTGTCGGACACCGACATCCTCGGCCGCCTCCACGAGGGGAGTCTGGTGATCGACCCGCTCGACGACGTCGATCAACAGGTACAGCCGGCGAGCGTGGACCTCCGCCTCGGCTCGGCGTTTCTGGAGTTCCAGCGCACGAACATCTCCTGTATCCACCCCACACGGGAGGGCGAGGTCAGCGAGTACATCTCCGAGACGGTCGTCGAGGACGGCGAGGAGTTCATCCTCCACCCCGGCGACTTCGTCCTCGGGACGACCAAGGAACGCGTCGAGATTCCCCGGGACCTCGTCGCCAACGTCGAGGGGCGATCCTCGCTGGGCCGTCTCGCCGTCGTCGTCCACGCGACCGCCGGCTTCGTCGACCCGGGCTACCGCGGACAGGTGACGCTCGAACTGTCGAACCTCGGTACCGCTCCCGTCGCACTCACCCCCGGGATGCGGGTGTCACAACTCGTATTCACCGAACTCTCCTCGCCCGCCGACCGGCCGTACGGGTCGGATCGCGGCTCGAAGTACCAAGACCAAGACGGGCCACAGGCCTCCCGCATCGGGGACGACCCCGAGTTCGACACATGA
- a CDS encoding class I SAM-dependent methyltransferase — MTAPAPGRAAAAQAFYSRWAPGYDRLARHAPGVRRLRRRLATALCPDTGDVVVDVGCGTGATLPYLRDRVGTEGRVVGVDFAPGAVARARDRIDRAGWANVTVCRGDATRLPLDDADAVVAAFLVGMLPDPAATVRTWLDSLEPDRIALLDLARSYRLPGRPLDPLFRLAVRGSAPPGTATHHGESPTRVLDRRVAAAHRTVLAACAATTHETRAGGFAYLSAGRPDRR; from the coding sequence ATGACCGCGCCCGCACCCGGTCGCGCGGCGGCCGCCCAAGCCTTCTACTCGCGGTGGGCCCCCGGCTACGACCGTCTCGCGCGCCACGCACCCGGCGTCCGTCGCCTCCGGCGCCGTCTCGCCACCGCGCTCTGTCCCGACACCGGCGACGTCGTCGTCGACGTCGGCTGTGGCACGGGCGCGACGCTCCCCTACCTCCGCGACCGGGTTGGCACCGAGGGACGCGTCGTCGGCGTCGACTTCGCCCCCGGCGCGGTCGCTCGTGCCCGCGACCGTATCGACCGGGCGGGCTGGGCGAACGTGACCGTCTGTCGGGGTGACGCCACTCGGCTCCCCCTCGACGACGCCGACGCCGTCGTCGCCGCCTTCCTCGTCGGGATGCTCCCCGACCCCGCGGCGACGGTTCGGACCTGGCTCGACAGCCTCGAACCCGACCGGATTGCCCTACTGGACCTCGCTCGGAGCTACCGACTCCCCGGCCGGCCGCTCGACCCACTCTTTCGCCTCGCCGTCCGCGGGTCGGCCCCACCCGGGACGGCGACACACCACGGCGAGTCGCCGACCCGCGTCCTCGACCGGCGGGTCGCCGCGGCACACCGGACGGTGCTCGCGGCGTGTGCGGCGACGACCCACGAGACGCGGGCCGGTGGATTCGCCTACCTGAGTGCGGGGCGTCCCGACCGTCGGTGA
- a CDS encoding thiamine-phosphate synthase family protein, protein MKFVEEIVVEEFLPTVRSMLAADLRERGFTQREVADALGISQSAVSKYAHGEVTTSDAIREDDRVGALVERIGEGLATGDMSRVQALIETEVLIRRLEAGDLLAERHREVMPELRAVDDSFDVHDPESDVRTTEQVRSSVRRGLRILRNTAGFADLVPNVGSNLVECLPDAADVEDVAGVPGRIFDVRGTTTVPSDPEFGVSEHVASVLLSARAAGAPVRGAVNVRHDPALLDELRAAGYRTVEFDAERETGNDDHDPVRPAIVDAVGDATPSSPLVLYQTGGFGIEPITYVLADDAPAVARIVRDLCR, encoded by the coding sequence ATGAAGTTCGTCGAGGAGATCGTCGTCGAGGAGTTCCTCCCGACGGTACGGTCGATGCTCGCCGCGGACCTCAGGGAGCGTGGGTTCACCCAGCGCGAGGTCGCGGACGCACTCGGCATCTCCCAGTCGGCCGTCTCGAAGTACGCCCACGGCGAGGTGACGACCAGCGACGCGATCCGGGAGGACGACCGCGTCGGCGCGCTCGTCGAACGGATCGGCGAGGGCCTCGCCACCGGCGACATGAGCCGGGTGCAGGCGCTGATCGAGACGGAGGTACTCATCCGCCGTCTCGAAGCCGGCGACCTCCTCGCGGAGCGCCACCGCGAGGTCATGCCCGAACTCCGGGCGGTCGACGACTCCTTCGACGTCCACGATCCCGAGAGCGACGTGCGGACGACCGAACAGGTCCGCTCCTCGGTGCGCCGGGGATTGCGCATCCTCCGGAACACCGCGGGCTTCGCCGACCTCGTTCCCAACGTCGGCTCCAACCTCGTCGAGTGTCTCCCCGACGCGGCCGACGTCGAGGACGTGGCTGGCGTCCCCGGCCGCATCTTCGACGTGCGCGGGACGACCACGGTCCCCTCGGACCCGGAGTTCGGCGTCAGCGAACACGTCGCCTCGGTGTTGCTGTCGGCCCGTGCCGCCGGCGCGCCGGTCCGGGGAGCCGTCAACGTGCGACACGACCCCGCCCTCCTCGACGAGTTGCGCGCGGCGGGCTACCGGACCGTCGAGTTCGACGCGGAACGGGAGACGGGGAACGACGACCACGACCCCGTCCGCCCAGCCATCGTCGACGCCGTCGGCGATGCGACGCCGTCGTCGCCGCTCGTCCTCTACCAGACCGGCGGCTTCGGCATCGAGCCCATCACGTACGTCCTCGCCGACGACGCCCCGGCGGTCGCACGGATCGTCCGCGACCTGTGTCGATGA